Proteins encoded in a region of the Phoenix dactylifera cultivar Barhee BC4 chromosome 3, palm_55x_up_171113_PBpolish2nd_filt_p, whole genome shotgun sequence genome:
- the LOC103702828 gene encoding glycine-rich protein A3-like: MAPTRVTKGFLSNIAYGLAGHPPGYHAGYPYPPPPSQYPPQGYLPAPGPYPPHGYPPPGYPPYGYPPSGYPPAGGYPPSGYPGASPSAPPYHGHGSSSMGALMAGGAAAAAAAYGAHHMAHGYHHLGHGMFHGYHHGKFKHGKFKHGKHMRFGKHRMFGGKHRMFGGKHHMFGKFKKWK, encoded by the exons ATGGCTCCGACACGAGTGACAAAGGGTTTTTTATCAAACATCGCTTATGGGCTTGCTGGACATCCACCAGGATACCATGCTGGATATCCATATCCCCCACCACCTAGCCAATACCCGCCGCAAGGATATCTGCCAGCACCTGGCCCATATCCTCCACATGGGTACCCCCCACCAGGGTATCCCCCTTATGGATACCCACCATCTGGATATCCACCTGCTGGTGGATACCCGCCATCAGGTTATCCTGGTGCCAGTCCTTCTGCTCCCCCATATCATG GTCATGGATCTAGTAGCATGGGGGCACTAATGGCTGGGGGTGCAGCTGCTGCTGCAGCTGCTTATGGGGCTCACCATATGGCCCATGGCTATCATCATCTTGGCCATGGGATGTTCCATGGATACCATCATGGCAAGTTCAAGCATGGCAAGTTCAAACATGGGAAGCATATGAGGTTTGGGAAGCATCGAATGTTTGGAGGGAAGCATCGAATGTTTGGAGGGAAGCACCATATGTTCGGCAAGTTCAAGAAGTGGAAGTGA
- the LOC103702827 gene encoding protein NETWORKED 2A-like yields the protein MLQRAASNAYSWWWASHIRTKQSKWLDNNLHEMEEKVKSMVKLIEEDADSFAKKAELYFRRRPELLNFVDETYRAYKALADRYDRISGELHKANHTIATAFPDQVQFEMDDDDDDSSPKAITSIDSSKFPKPPAEIPPFSLRSMPRENQPALKKTNHRRISSQISKEKAQKEIDRLQKEILVLQTEKEFVKSSYESGLRKYWDIERRMTELQEEVSSLQDTFNASAVIEDDDARALIAAKAIKSCEDTLVNLHRQQKRSTEEARIESKRVKDAEQKLKALRVECGQSQMEIEENSDQNTEQNSDTMNRENEACAFKPERLELQSICQNVKEHLEMSSDTSVVELAEKIDELVDKVISLELTVSSQTAQIQRLRSETDELQKHQRNLEEDKATLIGDSNILTERLKQAEDELQKIQHLEKCVQDGKGIVETHFTEACDSLNDLSEKLQSPKHREENKSLGDSRQEGRSKEMGSGDSNLRSSDLESQLEELDDMPDLHNLLVKGLEGKEKMLLTEYTSILRDYKDTKKMLTEIEKKNEEYHVETMEQVKELRSANAMKDDEIRSLRKMLSSLQRTVNESAPKNSEDSDTKVSDCMAKINVPFDAANTDSPCAEVDLKLYQVNESDTSSAIEERFRADIDTLLEENLDFWLRFSTSYHQIQKFQTTFKDLEAEMEKLKDIKPQEGSGGAMVAPGQTMKKESVPLEKKLRELNTELQVWLEKNGLLKKELQCRFSSLCSIQEEILKVSKESETQDVQFTPYQAAKFQGEVLNMQQENNKVAKELQTGLDHVKGLQVEVGRALSKLHEDFQLTGSRNQHHQQSLRHVSSKHKIPLKTFLFGAKPKKPSIFSCMNPALHKQYSDIRTGFPT from the exons ATGCTGCAGAGGGCGGCGAGCAACGCCTATTCCTGGTGGTGGGCCAGCCACATCAGGACCAAACAGTCCAAATGGCTCGACAACAACCTCCATG AGATGGAGGAGAAGGTGAAATCCATGGTCAAGCTCATAGAGGAGGATGCTGATTCCTTTGCTAAGAAGGCAGAGCTATACTTCAGGAGGAGACCGGAGCTCTTGAACTTTGTTGATGAAACCTACAGAGCATACAAAGCATTGGCTGATAGGTATGATCGGATATCAGGAGAATTGCACAAGGCCAACCACACCATTGCAACTGCTTTCCCTGACCAAGTCCAGTTTGAaatggatgatgatgatgatgatagctCTCCAAAGGCAATCACTTCTATCGACAGCAGTAAATTTCCCAAGCCACCGGCAGAAATCCCACCATTTAGTTTGAGAAGCATGCCTAGAGAAAACCAGCCTGCCTTGAAGAAGACGAACCATAGGAGGATTAGCTCTCAGATTAGTAAAGAGAAGGCACAGAAAGAGATTGACAGGCTTCAGAAGGAAATCCTAGTGCTGCAGACCGAGAAGGAGTTTGTCAAGAGCTCCTATGAGAGTGGACTAAGAAAATACTGGGACATAGAAAGGCGGATGACCGAGCTGCAAGAGGAGGTTTCTTCATTACAAGATACTTTCAATGCCAGTGCAGTCATTGAAGATGATGATGCCCGAGCTTTGATCGCAGCGAAAGCCATTAAGTCCTGCGAGGATACCTTAGTGAACTTGCACAGGCAGCAAAAGAGATCGACGGAGGAGGCAAGAATAGAGTCAAAACGAGTCAAGGATGCCGAGCAGAAGCTGAAGGCACTTAGAGTTGAGTGCGGTCAGTCTCAGATGGAGATTGAGGAGAACTCTGATCAAAACACGGAGCAAAATTCTGACACCATGAATAGAGAGAATGAAGCTTGTGCTTTCAAACCAGAGAGGCTAGAGTTACAGTCAATATGCCAGAACGTAAAGGAACACTTGGAGATGAGCTCTGATACATCTGTGGTGGAGCTTGCAGAAAAGATTGACGAGCTCGTAGATAAGGTCATCAGCTTAGAGCTCACAGTGTCATCCCAGACTGCACAGATTCAGAGACTGAGATCAGAGACAGATGAGCTTCAAAAGCACCAGCGCAACTTGGAGGAAGATAAGGCAACTCTGATTGGTGATTCCAATATACTGACTGAGAGGTTAAAGCAAGCAGAAGATGAGTTGCAAAAAATTCAGCATCTCGAGAAGTGTGTTCAAGACGGAAAAGGCATTGTTGAAACACATTTCACCGAAGCCTGTGATAGCCTCAATGATCTTTCAGAGAAATTGCAGTCCCCTAAACATCGAGAAGAGAATAAGTCACTGGGAGATAGCCGGCAAGAAGGAAGGAGCAAGGAGATGGGTTCGGGCGACAGCAATCTACGAAGTTCCGACTTAGAGTCGCAATTAGAAGAGCTAGATGATATGCCAGACTTGCACAACTTGCTAGTGAAGGGATTAGAAGGCAAAGAAAAGATGTTGCTAACTGAGTACACATCCATCCTTCGAGACTATAAAGATACAAAGAAAATGCTTACTGAgatagaaaagaagaatgaagAATATCATGTTGAGACAATGGAACAGGTAAAGGAATTGAGGAGCGCCAATGCCATGAAAGATGATGAGATCCGATCTCTAAGGAAAATGCTGAGCTCATTACAAAGGACTGTCAATGAAAGTGCACCGAAGAACTCCGAGGATTCTGACACTAAAGTTTCAGACTGCATGGCAAAAATAAATGTACCATTTGATGCTGCAAATACTGATAGCCCTTGTGCAGAAGTAGACCTCAAGCTCTACCAAGTCAATGAATCAGACACCTCCTCAGCCATCGAAGAAAGATTTAGAGCAGATATTGATACACTGCTGGAGGAGAACTTGGACTTCTGGTTAAGGTTCAGCACATCATACCATCAAATCCAGAAATTCCAAACAACATTTAAAGACTTGGAAGCTGAGATGGAGAAACTGAAGGACATCAAACCACAGGAGGGGAGTGGTGGTGCTATGGTTGCTCCTGGGCAGACAATGAAAAAGGAATCGGTTCCACTTGAGAAGAAGTTAAGAGAATTGAACACCGAGCTCCAAGTCTGGCTTGAAAAGAATGGGCTGCTAAAGAAGGAGCTACAGTGCAGATTCTCATCACTTTGCAGCATACAGGAGGAAATATTGAAGGTCTCAAAAGAAAGTGAGACCCAAGATGTGCAGTTCACTCCTTATCAGGCTGCAAAGTTCCAAGGTGAGGTGCTCAACATGCAACAAGAGAACAACAAGGTGGCAAAAGAGCTGCAGACTGGACTGGATCATGTGAAGGGGCTTCAGGTTGAGGTTGGAAGGGCTCTGTCCAAGCTTCATGAGGACTTCCAGCTGACCGGATCAAGAAACCAACATCACCAACAGTCGCTCAGGCATGTATCGAGCAAGCATAAAATACCATTGAAGACCTTCTTATTTGGTGCTAAGCCCAAGAAGCCATCAATATTTTCATGCATGAACCCAGCACTGCACAAACAATACAGTGATATAAGAACAGGGTTTCCGACATAA
- the LOC103702826 gene encoding serine/arginine-rich splicing factor RS2Z32-like isoform X1 — MPRYDDRYGGTRLYVGHLSSRTRPRELEDLFSRYGRVRDVDMKRDYAFIEFSDPRDADDARYSLDGREFDGSRIIVEFARGGPRGPRGSREYLGRGPPPGSGRCFNCGIDGHWARDCKAGDWKNKCYRCGERGHIERNCQNSPKSLRRGRSYSRSPSPRRGRSRSRSYSRSRSYSLSRSPAPRRDGRSLERDDRRSRSPRYSRSPKARSPSPSKGRKHSLSPDDSRSPPPKERRQAERNGSDYGESPRREDSRSPMSQERESPPMGLRHRSPETNGRSPSPRDDRDDGNHVSPRGSESPQD; from the exons ATGCCTCGCTACGATGATCGCTATGGTGGCACGCGTCTTTATGTTGGTCATCTCTCATCTCGCACTCGACCACGTGAACTTGAAGACCTTTTCAGCAGATATGGAAG AGTACGAGATGTGGACATGAAGCGTGACTATGCCTTCATT GAATTTAGTGATCCACGAGATGCGGACGATGCTAGATATAGCTTAGATGGGCGAGAATTTGATGGAAGTCGTATTATAGTTGAATTTGCCAGAGGG GGTCCACGTGGTCCTAGAGGTTCTCGGGAATatctgggaagaggccctcctcCTGGATCAGGCCGTTGCTTTAATTGTGGAATTGATGGCCATTGGGCTCGAGACTGCAAAGCTGGAGACTGGAAGAACAAATGTTATCGCTGTGGTGAAAGAGGTCATATTGAAAGAAACTGCCAAAATAGTCCCAAGAGTCTCAG ACGTGGACGGAGTTATTCACGATCCCCATCTCCTCGCCGTGGTAGGAGCCGAAGTCGGAGCTACAGCCGAAGCCGTAGTTACAG TCTGTCCAGGTCTCCTGCACCCAGAAGGGATGGGCGCAGTCTCGAACGCGATGACCGGAGATCAAGGAGCCCTAGATACAGCAGGAGCCCGAAGGCAAGGAGCCCATCTCCATCTAAGGGGAGAAAGCACAGCTTGTCACCTGATGATAGCAGGAGCCCTCCACCTAAAGAACGGAGGCAAGCTGAACGCAATGGGTCAGATTATGGTGAGAGCCCGAGGAGGGAGGACAGCAGGAGCCCTATGAGCCAGGAGCGAGAGAGCCCTCCTATGGGCCTGAGGCATCGGAGCCCTGAGACCAACGGGAGGAGCCCCAGCCCTAGGGATGACAGGGATGATGGTAACCATGTCTCTCCTAGGGGCAGCGAGTCCCCCCAGGACTGA
- the LOC103702826 gene encoding serine/arginine-rich splicing factor RS2Z33-like isoform X2 yields MKRDYAFIEFSDPRDADDARYSLDGREFDGSRIIVEFARGGPRGPRGSREYLGRGPPPGSGRCFNCGIDGHWARDCKAGDWKNKCYRCGERGHIERNCQNSPKSLRRGRSYSRSPSPRRGRSRSRSYSRSRSYSLSRSPAPRRDGRSLERDDRRSRSPRYSRSPKARSPSPSKGRKHSLSPDDSRSPPPKERRQAERNGSDYGESPRREDSRSPMSQERESPPMGLRHRSPETNGRSPSPRDDRDDGNHVSPRGSESPQD; encoded by the exons ATGAAGCGTGACTATGCCTTCATT GAATTTAGTGATCCACGAGATGCGGACGATGCTAGATATAGCTTAGATGGGCGAGAATTTGATGGAAGTCGTATTATAGTTGAATTTGCCAGAGGG GGTCCACGTGGTCCTAGAGGTTCTCGGGAATatctgggaagaggccctcctcCTGGATCAGGCCGTTGCTTTAATTGTGGAATTGATGGCCATTGGGCTCGAGACTGCAAAGCTGGAGACTGGAAGAACAAATGTTATCGCTGTGGTGAAAGAGGTCATATTGAAAGAAACTGCCAAAATAGTCCCAAGAGTCTCAG ACGTGGACGGAGTTATTCACGATCCCCATCTCCTCGCCGTGGTAGGAGCCGAAGTCGGAGCTACAGCCGAAGCCGTAGTTACAG TCTGTCCAGGTCTCCTGCACCCAGAAGGGATGGGCGCAGTCTCGAACGCGATGACCGGAGATCAAGGAGCCCTAGATACAGCAGGAGCCCGAAGGCAAGGAGCCCATCTCCATCTAAGGGGAGAAAGCACAGCTTGTCACCTGATGATAGCAGGAGCCCTCCACCTAAAGAACGGAGGCAAGCTGAACGCAATGGGTCAGATTATGGTGAGAGCCCGAGGAGGGAGGACAGCAGGAGCCCTATGAGCCAGGAGCGAGAGAGCCCTCCTATGGGCCTGAGGCATCGGAGCCCTGAGACCAACGGGAGGAGCCCCAGCCCTAGGGATGACAGGGATGATGGTAACCATGTCTCTCCTAGGGGCAGCGAGTCCCCCCAGGACTGA
- the LOC103702825 gene encoding glucuronokinase 1-like isoform X2, whose product MRGSDDDNDDDDKAECCHRFRGKKRSKAAAAEMGSQEEVAIEHQAYARIGLLGNPSDVYFGRTISFSLGNFWASVRLEPSDDLIIRPHPTHDLISFTSIHHLVSRLQSEGYYGGVRLLMAICKLFYKYCTDNKIELKEGNFTLSYDTNIPHQTGLSGSSAIVCAALNCLLDFYRIRHLVKVEIRPEMILSAETELGIVAGLQDRVAQVYGGLVYMDFSKEYMDKLGYGMYTMMDIGLLPPLYLIYAENPSDSGKVHSTVRQRWLEGDEFIISSMEEVAELALEGRKALLEKDYAELADLMNRNFELRRKMFGDDVLGSLNIQMVEVARSVGAASKFTGSGGAVVAFCPDGPDQAKLLEEACEKAGFIVQQAIIVPPVLNDEELKTVSI is encoded by the exons ATGCGGGGATCGGACGACGACAACGACGACGACGACAAGGCCGAGTGTTGCCACCGCTTTCGCGGGAAGAAGCGGAGCAAGGCAGCGGCGGCGGAGATGGGGAGCCAGGAGGAGGTTGCGATCGAGCACCAGGCGTACGCGAGGATAGGGCTCCTCGGGAACCCTAGTGACGTCTACTTCGGCCGCACCATCTCCTTCTCGCTCGGGAATTTCTGGGCCTCCGTCCGGCTGGAGCCCTCCGACGATCTCATCATCCGCCCCCACCCCACCCACGATCTTATCTCCTTCACCTCCATCCACCATTTG GTCAGTCGTTTGCAAAGTGAAGGATATTATGGAGGCGTTCGTTTGCTTATGGCAATTTGTAAATTATTCTACAAGTACTGCACTGATAATAAGATCGAGTTAAAAGAAGGAAATTTCACTCTATCTTATGACACCAATATTCCTCACCAG ACAGGGCTTTCCGGTTCAAGTGCCATTGTTTGTGCTGCCTTAAACTGCCTCCTTGACTTCTATCGAATTAGACACCTAGTAAAAGTCGAAATCAGACCAGAGATGATTCTTAGTGCAGAAACGGAGCTTGGAATTGTTGCTGGACTTCAAGATCGAGTTGCACAGGTCTATGGAGGCCTTGTCTACATG GATTTTAGCAAGGAATATATGGATAAATTGGGTTATGGCATGTATACAATGATGGATATTGGTCTTCTTCCCCCGCTCTATCTCATATATGCTGAAAATCCAAGTGATTCTGGAAAG GTGCACAGCACTGTTCGGCAAAGGTGGCTAGAGGGTGATGAGTTTATAATATCATCAATGGAAGAAGTTGCAGAGCTAGCCTTAGAGGGTCGCAAGGCTCTATTGGAAAAGGATTATGCCGAACTTGCAGACCTAATGAACCGAAACTTTGAGCTTCGCAG GAAAATGTTTGGAGATGATGTGCTAGGTTCTCTAAACATCCAGATGGTTGAGGTTGCCAGGAGTGTCGGTGCCGCATCTAAGTTTACTGGCAGTGGAGGTGCTGTGGTTGCATTCTGCCCTGATGGACCTGATCAAGCTAAGCTTCTTGAGGAGGCTTGTGAAAAAGCTGGTTTTATTGTACAACAGGCCATCATTGTTCCTCCTGTTCTTAATGATGAAGAGCTGAAAACTGTGTCTATCTAA
- the LOC103702825 gene encoding glucuronokinase 1-like isoform X1 codes for MRGSDDDNDDDDKAECCHRFRGKKRSKAAAAEMGSQEEVAIEHQAYARIGLLGNPSDVYFGRTISFSLGNFWASVRLEPSDDLIIRPHPTHDLISFTSIHHLVSRLQSEGYYGGVRLLMAICKLFYKYCTDNKIELKEGNFTLSYDTNIPHQTGLSGSSAIVCAALNCLLDFYRIRHLVKVEIRPEMILSAETELGIVAGLQDRVAQVYGGLVYMDFSKEYMDKLGYGMYTMMDIGLLPPLYLIYAENPSDSGKSLLSCMQVHSTVRQRWLEGDEFIISSMEEVAELALEGRKALLEKDYAELADLMNRNFELRRKMFGDDVLGSLNIQMVEVARSVGAASKFTGSGGAVVAFCPDGPDQAKLLEEACEKAGFIVQQAIIVPPVLNDEELKTVSI; via the exons ATGCGGGGATCGGACGACGACAACGACGACGACGACAAGGCCGAGTGTTGCCACCGCTTTCGCGGGAAGAAGCGGAGCAAGGCAGCGGCGGCGGAGATGGGGAGCCAGGAGGAGGTTGCGATCGAGCACCAGGCGTACGCGAGGATAGGGCTCCTCGGGAACCCTAGTGACGTCTACTTCGGCCGCACCATCTCCTTCTCGCTCGGGAATTTCTGGGCCTCCGTCCGGCTGGAGCCCTCCGACGATCTCATCATCCGCCCCCACCCCACCCACGATCTTATCTCCTTCACCTCCATCCACCATTTG GTCAGTCGTTTGCAAAGTGAAGGATATTATGGAGGCGTTCGTTTGCTTATGGCAATTTGTAAATTATTCTACAAGTACTGCACTGATAATAAGATCGAGTTAAAAGAAGGAAATTTCACTCTATCTTATGACACCAATATTCCTCACCAG ACAGGGCTTTCCGGTTCAAGTGCCATTGTTTGTGCTGCCTTAAACTGCCTCCTTGACTTCTATCGAATTAGACACCTAGTAAAAGTCGAAATCAGACCAGAGATGATTCTTAGTGCAGAAACGGAGCTTGGAATTGTTGCTGGACTTCAAGATCGAGTTGCACAGGTCTATGGAGGCCTTGTCTACATG GATTTTAGCAAGGAATATATGGATAAATTGGGTTATGGCATGTATACAATGATGGATATTGGTCTTCTTCCCCCGCTCTATCTCATATATGCTGAAAATCCAAGTGATTCTGGAAAG TCGTTGCTCTCTTGTATGCAGGTGCACAGCACTGTTCGGCAAAGGTGGCTAGAGGGTGATGAGTTTATAATATCATCAATGGAAGAAGTTGCAGAGCTAGCCTTAGAGGGTCGCAAGGCTCTATTGGAAAAGGATTATGCCGAACTTGCAGACCTAATGAACCGAAACTTTGAGCTTCGCAG GAAAATGTTTGGAGATGATGTGCTAGGTTCTCTAAACATCCAGATGGTTGAGGTTGCCAGGAGTGTCGGTGCCGCATCTAAGTTTACTGGCAGTGGAGGTGCTGTGGTTGCATTCTGCCCTGATGGACCTGATCAAGCTAAGCTTCTTGAGGAGGCTTGTGAAAAAGCTGGTTTTATTGTACAACAGGCCATCATTGTTCCTCCTGTTCTTAATGATGAAGAGCTGAAAACTGTGTCTATCTAA
- the LOC103702825 gene encoding glucuronokinase 1-like isoform X3 has translation MRGSDDDNDDDDKAECCHRFRGKKRSKAAAAEMGSQEEVAIEHQAYARIGLLGNPSDVYFGRTISFSLGNFWASVRLEPSDDLIIRPHPTHDLISFTSIHHLTGLSGSSAIVCAALNCLLDFYRIRHLVKVEIRPEMILSAETELGIVAGLQDRVAQVYGGLVYMDFSKEYMDKLGYGMYTMMDIGLLPPLYLIYAENPSDSGKSLLSCMQVHSTVRQRWLEGDEFIISSMEEVAELALEGRKALLEKDYAELADLMNRNFELRRKMFGDDVLGSLNIQMVEVARSVGAASKFTGSGGAVVAFCPDGPDQAKLLEEACEKAGFIVQQAIIVPPVLNDEELKTVSI, from the exons ATGCGGGGATCGGACGACGACAACGACGACGACGACAAGGCCGAGTGTTGCCACCGCTTTCGCGGGAAGAAGCGGAGCAAGGCAGCGGCGGCGGAGATGGGGAGCCAGGAGGAGGTTGCGATCGAGCACCAGGCGTACGCGAGGATAGGGCTCCTCGGGAACCCTAGTGACGTCTACTTCGGCCGCACCATCTCCTTCTCGCTCGGGAATTTCTGGGCCTCCGTCCGGCTGGAGCCCTCCGACGATCTCATCATCCGCCCCCACCCCACCCACGATCTTATCTCCTTCACCTCCATCCACCATTTG ACAGGGCTTTCCGGTTCAAGTGCCATTGTTTGTGCTGCCTTAAACTGCCTCCTTGACTTCTATCGAATTAGACACCTAGTAAAAGTCGAAATCAGACCAGAGATGATTCTTAGTGCAGAAACGGAGCTTGGAATTGTTGCTGGACTTCAAGATCGAGTTGCACAGGTCTATGGAGGCCTTGTCTACATG GATTTTAGCAAGGAATATATGGATAAATTGGGTTATGGCATGTATACAATGATGGATATTGGTCTTCTTCCCCCGCTCTATCTCATATATGCTGAAAATCCAAGTGATTCTGGAAAG TCGTTGCTCTCTTGTATGCAGGTGCACAGCACTGTTCGGCAAAGGTGGCTAGAGGGTGATGAGTTTATAATATCATCAATGGAAGAAGTTGCAGAGCTAGCCTTAGAGGGTCGCAAGGCTCTATTGGAAAAGGATTATGCCGAACTTGCAGACCTAATGAACCGAAACTTTGAGCTTCGCAG GAAAATGTTTGGAGATGATGTGCTAGGTTCTCTAAACATCCAGATGGTTGAGGTTGCCAGGAGTGTCGGTGCCGCATCTAAGTTTACTGGCAGTGGAGGTGCTGTGGTTGCATTCTGCCCTGATGGACCTGATCAAGCTAAGCTTCTTGAGGAGGCTTGTGAAAAAGCTGGTTTTATTGTACAACAGGCCATCATTGTTCCTCCTGTTCTTAATGATGAAGAGCTGAAAACTGTGTCTATCTAA